The following DNA comes from Vibrio gigantis.
TGGGTTTGGCTGCAGGTCGTGTCATTAGCTTAGTGTTAGATGGCATGCCTCATTGGCTGCTTTTTGTCTATCTAATATTGGAGCTTGGCTTTGGCTTGGTAGGAATAAAAATGGTTCATAAAGAACAATCTGAAACAGTATAAGGACATTCTATGAAAAGGATCTTCCATCTTCTTATCCTGAGTGTGTTAAGTAGCTTTTCGCTATCGGCATGGTCAGCTCAAGAGCAGCCCAATATTTTTGTTATCTTCACGGATGATATTGGGATATCCAACCTGAGTGCCTATCACAATGGTGTGATGAGTAGCGAAACCCCGAACATCGACAGTATTGCCGAGAAAGGCATGCTACTCACCGATTATTACGCTCAACCCTCTTGTACGGCGGGTCGTTCCGCATTCTTAACAGGGCAGCTACCTGTGCGAACAGGCATGCACTCAGTCGGGTTGCCGGGTGGGCCAGTTGGTTTAAGTGCTGACACCCCAACGCTTCCTGAAATCCTTAAAACCATGGGCTATGTGACGGGGCAATTTGGTAAGAACCACCTTGGTGACCGAGATGAATTCCTACCGACAATGCATGGTTTTGATGAGTATTGGGGTTGGCTATATCACTTGAATGCAATGGAATACACAGAAGATCCAGATTGGCCAAAAGATGGGTCTTTGGATGCCTTTGCACCTCGTAATGTCATTTATGCAAGATCAGACGGTAAAGGTGGTCAAACGATCGAAGACGATGGCGCATTGTCGATCGAGCGTATGCGTACTCTGGATGATGAAGTGAATAAACACGCCATCAACTTCATCGAAAGGGCGGTTGAAGCGGATAAGCCATTTTTCACTTGGTACTGTCCATCACGTGGTCACGTTTGGACGCATCTGTCACCTGAATATGAAGCAATGCTCGGCCAAAACGGTTGGGGACTTCAAGAAGTGGTGATGAAAGATCTTGATGATCATGTTGGTGAAATGATGGCAAAAATGGAAGAACTCGGTATCGCCGACAACACCATCATCATTTTCACTGCCGATAATGGCCCGGAAATCATGACTTGGCCTGATGGCGGTATGACGCCTTATCACGGTGAGAAAGGGACAACTTGGGAAGGTGGTGTAAGAGCGCCTGCACTGGTTAGCTGGCCTGGTAAGATTCCAGCAGGAAGCGTGGGTAATGGTATTTTTGATGGTATGGACTGGTTACCAACTCTCGTTGCGGCAGCTGGTGGGCCGGCGGATCTGAAAGAGAAGATGCTTAAAGGTCACGATGGCTTTAAAGCGCACCTCGATGGCTACAACCAAGTCGATATGTTGACGGAGAAAGGTGAATCGAATCGCAAAGAAATTTACTACTACGAACGTGACAAGTTACAAGCGGTTCGAGTCGGTGATTGGAAGGCGCACTTCGTAGTGCAGAATCATGGCTGGAGTGGCCCTAAAGAAGAGCTTAATGCACCGCTACTGTTTAACTTGCGACGCGACCCTTATGAGCGAGCAGCAGAAGAGTCAGGAATGTACTTGAAGTGGATGGGGCAGAAGATGTGGGCATTCGGCCCAGCACAGGCAGCAGTGCAACAACACCTCGCTACTTTCAAAGAGTGGCCACCTAAAACACCAGAAACTCAGCCCGACAATACCGGTGGCGTGGGCAACTAGTGGAAATAGCATAATAAAAATCCCGCTCTGTATGAGCGGGATTTTTGTTGTAATGCATCTTTGAGTCGGTATTACTTGAGTGTCGTTTTTCTCTCAATAAACTTCACCGGAACCATCAGTTTTACTAGGCTAGTATCTTGTTCTTGAATCTGACTCACTACAATTTTCACTGATTCGCGAGCAAGGCGTTTGAAATCCTGTTTGAACGTCGTGAGCTGGTAGTTCAGCCACT
Coding sequences within:
- a CDS encoding arylsulfatase, with the translated sequence MKRIFHLLILSVLSSFSLSAWSAQEQPNIFVIFTDDIGISNLSAYHNGVMSSETPNIDSIAEKGMLLTDYYAQPSCTAGRSAFLTGQLPVRTGMHSVGLPGGPVGLSADTPTLPEILKTMGYVTGQFGKNHLGDRDEFLPTMHGFDEYWGWLYHLNAMEYTEDPDWPKDGSLDAFAPRNVIYARSDGKGGQTIEDDGALSIERMRTLDDEVNKHAINFIERAVEADKPFFTWYCPSRGHVWTHLSPEYEAMLGQNGWGLQEVVMKDLDDHVGEMMAKMEELGIADNTIIIFTADNGPEIMTWPDGGMTPYHGEKGTTWEGGVRAPALVSWPGKIPAGSVGNGIFDGMDWLPTLVAAAGGPADLKEKMLKGHDGFKAHLDGYNQVDMLTEKGESNRKEIYYYERDKLQAVRVGDWKAHFVVQNHGWSGPKEELNAPLLFNLRRDPYERAAEESGMYLKWMGQKMWAFGPAQAAVQQHLATFKEWPPKTPETQPDNTGGVGN